The Halomonas sp. THAF5a genome segment GGCTGCTGGGGGCGACGGTGCTGAGCTGGCTGATCGGCTGACCCCTCCGCTGCCCCAACGACGACGGCGCCGCCCTCCCGGGCGGCGCCGTCGTGTCGTGGGCGTCCCTTCCGGCCACTTCCTCAGACGAGGGCCTTTTCCACCACCTCGTAGACGTTGGGCGAGAGCTCCTCGGCGCGGATGCGCTCGAGCTCGGCCTTCATCAGCTCCTGGCGCGCCTCGTCGAAGCGGGCCCAGCGAGTCAGCGGCGTGATGAGCCGCGCGGCGATCTCGGGATTGAGCTTGTTGAGCTCGATCACGGTGTCGGCCAGCAGCCGGTAGCCCTCGCCGTCGGCGCGGTGGAAGTTGACCGGGTTCTGATTGGCGAAGGCGCCGATCAGCGCGCGCACCCGGTTGGGGTTCTTCAGCGAGAAGGCCGGGTGGGCCATCAGGAACTTGACGCGCTCCAGCACATCCGCCTGGGGACGCGTCACCTGGAGGCTGAACCACTGGTCCATCACCAGCGGGTCGTGGGCCCACTTCTCACCGAAGGCCTTGAGGGCCGGGTCGGCGAGATCCCCCCGCGAGCCGTGCACCAGCAGCGTCAGGGCGTGGCGCACGTCGGTCATGTTGTGGTCCGCCGCGAACTGCGCCTGGGCGAGCTCGAGCCCCGCCTCGTCCTCGATGGCCATGAGGTAGGAGAGCGCCACGTTCTTGAGGCTGCGTGCGGCGATCTGCTCGGGCTCCGGCGCGTAGGGCGCCTCGGAGCGGTTCTCCTCGTAGAGCCGCAGGAAATCGTCGCGCAGCGCGGTCGCCAGCGACTGCTTGACGAAGGTGCGGGCGGCGTGGATGGCGTCGACGTCGACCAGCGGCTGCTGCTCGGCGATGTAGGCCTCCGAGGGCAGCGTCAGCATCTGGGCCAGCACCGCCTTGTCATCGACCTCTGCCGCCAGCAGGGCGCGGAAGGCCTCGACCACCCGCGGGTCCATGACCTTCTCGACCCCGTTGCGGTGGGCGGCGATCAGGTCGTCCAGCGCCAGCAGCGCGAGGCGCTGGCCGGCGTCCCAGCGGTTGAAGCCGTCGGAGTCGTGGGCCTGCAGGAAGGCCAGGTCCTCGCGGCCGTAGGGGAAGTGCAGCTTGACCGGCGCCGAGAAGCCGCGCGCGAGCGACGGCACCGGGGCCTCGCTGACGTCGGTGAAGCGGAACTCCTGCTCGTCCTCGCGCAGGTGGATCACCGCGTCGGTGCCCAGCGCCTCGCCGTCCAGGGTCAGCGGCAGGTCGCGGCCGGACTTGGTGCCGACCAGCCCCAGGCGGATCGGGATATGCAGGGCCTGCTTCTCGGGCTGGCCGGGGGTGGCCGGGGTACGCTGGCGCAGCACCAGCCGGTACTCGGCGTTGGCGTAGTCGTACTCGCCGTGGGCGTCGACCTCCGGCGTCCCCGCCTGGGAGTACCAGCGCAGGAACTGGCCGAGATCCTCGCCCGAGGCCTCGGCCATGCAGTCGACGAAGTCCTCGATGGTCACCGCCTGACCGTCGAAGCGCGAGAAGTAGAGGTCGCTGCCCCGGCGGAAGGCCTCCTCCCCCACCAGGTTCGAGA includes the following:
- the pepN gene encoding aminopeptidase N produces the protein MSEPQPIYLSDYRPPAYRVTRTELTFELDPAATRVKARLHLERHPECEAGTPLALDGEQLALKAIAIDGQPLGEDEYEVGEAGLVVHRVPEAFLLDTEVEIAPEANTALEGLYQSSGMYCTQCEAEGFRRITFYPDRPDVMATFSTTVIGDAATLPVLLSNGNPVERGTLPGGRHFVTWEDPHPKPSYLFALVAGDLEKVEDRFTTQSGREVTLQIWVEAENLDKTDHAMASLKRAMAWDERAYGREYDLDLFMIVAVNDFNMGAMENKGLNIFNSAAVLTHPQTATDAAFQRVEGIVAHEYFHNWSGNRVTCRDWFQLSLKEGFTVFRDQTFSADTNSAAVKRIEDVSFFRTAQFAEDAGPTAHPVRPDHYIEIGNFYTLTIYEKGAEIVRMLSNLVGEEAFRRGSDLYFSRFDGQAVTIEDFVDCMAEASGEDLGQFLRWYSQAGTPEVDAHGEYDYANAEYRLVLRQRTPATPGQPEKQALHIPIRLGLVGTKSGRDLPLTLDGEALGTDAVIHLREDEQEFRFTDVSEAPVPSLARGFSAPVKLHFPYGREDLAFLQAHDSDGFNRWDAGQRLALLALDDLIAAHRNGVEKVMDPRVVEAFRALLAAEVDDKAVLAQMLTLPSEAYIAEQQPLVDVDAIHAARTFVKQSLATALRDDFLRLYEENRSEAPYAPEPEQIAARSLKNVALSYLMAIEDEAGLELAQAQFAADHNMTDVRHALTLLVHGSRGDLADPALKAFGEKWAHDPLVMDQWFSLQVTRPQADVLERVKFLMAHPAFSLKNPNRVRALIGAFANQNPVNFHRADGEGYRLLADTVIELNKLNPEIAARLITPLTRWARFDEARQELMKAELERIRAEELSPNVYEVVEKALV